In Paracoccus methylovorus, a genomic segment contains:
- a CDS encoding FecCD family ABC transporter permease, producing MSDRRLTGLLALGLVAALLIAAATGPFALSPSKILAVLGGDRSDPQAVTVLWNIRLPRVLAAAVVGAALAAAGAAYQTTFRNPLVSPDILGVSAGAGFGAVLGILLGLPVMAIQFLGFGVGLATVGLVLGLTLALRGTGQVLVMVLCGIAIGALASAGISLVKLLADPEQQLPAITFWLMGSLAGVKRADLGAATPALLIGIAPLLALRWRIGLLAMGDDEARAMGINATRLRILVIACATLMTAAAVALAGIIGWIGLMVPHMARLITGPRFDRMLPAAILIGAGFMVLVDTAARSIATLEVPLGILTSALGAPVFVWLLARGARPWSE from the coding sequence GTGAGTGATCGCCGACTGACCGGCCTGTTGGCACTTGGGCTGGTCGCAGCATTGCTAATCGCAGCCGCGACCGGCCCATTTGCCTTGTCGCCCAGCAAGATATTGGCGGTTCTGGGCGGGGACAGGTCGGACCCGCAGGCGGTAACGGTGCTTTGGAATATCCGCCTGCCGCGCGTTCTGGCTGCCGCCGTGGTCGGCGCGGCGCTGGCAGCAGCCGGGGCCGCCTATCAGACCACCTTCCGCAATCCTCTGGTATCGCCCGACATCTTGGGCGTATCGGCCGGTGCCGGTTTCGGCGCGGTGCTGGGCATCCTGTTGGGATTGCCGGTCATGGCCATCCAGTTTTTGGGGTTCGGCGTGGGGCTTGCGACGGTCGGGCTGGTTCTTGGCCTGACACTGGCGTTGCGCGGCACGGGTCAGGTGCTGGTCATGGTCCTGTGCGGCATCGCCATCGGGGCTTTGGCAAGCGCCGGCATTTCTTTGGTCAAACTGCTGGCCGATCCGGAACAGCAACTGCCCGCGATCACCTTTTGGCTTATGGGCAGCCTCGCGGGGGTAAAGCGCGCCGATCTGGGCGCCGCAACTCCGGCGCTGCTGATCGGCATCGCACCACTGCTGGCTTTGCGGTGGCGAATCGGCCTTTTGGCCATGGGCGATGACGAGGCCCGTGCCATGGGCATCAACGCGACCCGGCTGCGCATACTGGTCATCGCCTGCGCGACACTGATGACTGCGGCGGCGGTGGCGCTGGCCGGGATCATCGGCTGGATCGGGCTGATGGTGCCGCATATGGCACGGCTGATCACCGGCCCCCGCTTTGACCGGATGTTGCCTGCGGCCATCCTGATCGGCGCGGGTTTCATGGTGCTGGTCGATACCGCCGCCCGCAGTATCGCCACGCTGGAGGTGCCGCTGGGCATCCTGACCTCGGCTCTGGGGGCGCCCGTCTTTGTCTGGTTGCTGGCACGCGGGGCAAGGCCATGGAGCGAATGA
- a CDS encoding iron ABC transporter substrate-binding protein, translating to MIQLTRRALAGLLLTAALTVSFAPAAPAFDGRTITDITGREVQVPTDPARVFAAGPPAAVLLYTLKPQAMIGWVSAPKPEAAPFLLPEAAALPELGRLTGRGDTLNLEVLLSANPDLIVDYGAVNDTYIDLAGRIQEQSGVPYALIDGSFAHMSQGIREMADILGVPERGEELATYADRTLADLDALLAGIPESDRPTVYLARGSEGLETPARGSINAEIIERIGARNVTAAETQGLTSVSPEQVQAWAPEVIITIDRDFAANVGNMPEWQGIPAVTNGRVYLAPSAPFGFIDAPPSVNRLAGLIWLSHKLYPTAATGDLRTEIADFYGLFYGIRPDEAVLTDLLGE from the coding sequence ATGATACAGCTTACCCGCCGTGCTTTGGCCGGCCTTTTGCTGACCGCCGCCCTTACCGTCAGCTTCGCCCCAGCCGCGCCCGCATTCGACGGCCGGACCATCACCGACATCACCGGGCGCGAGGTTCAGGTTCCCACCGATCCGGCCCGGGTTTTTGCCGCCGGCCCCCCCGCTGCAGTGCTGCTTTATACGCTGAAGCCACAGGCGATGATCGGCTGGGTCAGCGCGCCCAAACCCGAAGCAGCGCCATTTCTGCTGCCCGAGGCTGCGGCCCTGCCCGAACTTGGTCGCCTGACCGGACGGGGCGACACCCTGAACCTTGAGGTTTTGCTATCCGCCAACCCTGATCTGATCGTGGATTATGGCGCGGTCAACGACACCTATATCGATCTGGCCGGCCGGATTCAGGAACAATCGGGCGTGCCCTATGCCCTGATCGACGGCAGTTTTGCCCATATGTCGCAGGGAATCCGGGAAATGGCCGACATTCTCGGCGTGCCCGAGCGGGGCGAAGAACTGGCCACCTATGCCGACAGGACTCTCGCCGATCTGGATGCACTGCTTGCCGGGATCCCTGAAAGCGACCGCCCCACCGTCTATCTGGCCCGCGGGTCCGAAGGGCTGGAGACACCGGCTAGAGGTTCGATCAACGCCGAGATCATCGAGCGTATTGGCGCCCGCAACGTGACCGCCGCCGAAACGCAGGGCCTCACCAGCGTGTCGCCCGAGCAGGTTCAGGCCTGGGCGCCCGAGGTGATCATCACCATCGACCGGGACTTCGCCGCCAATGTCGGCAATATGCCCGAATGGCAGGGCATCCCCGCAGTCACGAACGGGCGGGTCTATCTGGCGCCCTCGGCCCCATTCGGCTTTATCGACGCGCCGCCTTCGGTCAACCGGCTGGCGGGCCTGATCTGGCTGTCGCACAAGCTTTATCCCACTGCGGCAACCGGGGATCTGCGGACAGAGATCGCCGATTTCTATGGCCTTTTTTATGGTATCCGCCCCGACGAGGCCGTGCTGACGGACCTGCTGGGTGAGTGA
- the tsaA gene encoding tRNA (N6-threonylcarbamoyladenosine(37)-N6)-methyltransferase TrmO: MTESRSDALRPREIAVPVPDRFDAQLWFIGRIHTPWKSRGECPRRGDADNGPECRIEVFHPWAAGLAGIAKHQRVQILYWMHQARRDVMMQNPNYGDVATGTFALRSPVRPNPVASSIVRLLAVDGPILTVRGLDCLDGTPLVDIKAEFGATP; this comes from the coding sequence ATGACTGAATCCCGTTCAGACGCCCTGCGACCGCGTGAAATAGCCGTGCCCGTACCGGATCGCTTCGACGCGCAGCTCTGGTTTATCGGTCGCATCCACACCCCGTGGAAAAGTCGGGGCGAATGCCCGCGCCGCGGTGACGCCGACAACGGACCCGAGTGTCGGATCGAGGTTTTCCACCCGTGGGCCGCTGGTCTTGCAGGCATTGCGAAACACCAGCGCGTGCAGATCCTTTACTGGATGCATCAGGCGCGCCGGGATGTGATGATGCAGAACCCGAACTACGGCGACGTCGCGACGGGGACTTTTGCCCTGCGCTCACCGGTTCGGCCCAATCCGGTGGCGTCGTCCATCGTCAGACTGCTGGCCGTTGATGGGCCGATCCTGACTGTCCGTGGACTCGACTGTCTGGACGGCACGCCGCTTGTCGATATCAAGGCCGAATTCGGAGCTACTCCATGA
- the ptsP gene encoding phosphoenolpyruvate--protein phosphotransferase, with protein MPERKDSDSRKLLRRLRETLAAPGGGQDRLDQITHHIADSMGTEVCSIYLFRDPDTLELCATEGLNPGAVHKTRLRLGEGLVGRVARFGRHVNTANAPAEPGFRYMAETGEEVYSSFLGLPIQRVGERLGVLVVQSRDARQFSEDEVYGLEVVAMVLAEMAELGAFLGTQADGMPPQHRFPVMFPGAAAQEGVAEGHVWLHEPRVVVTNPVADDPLKEKVRLNEAVAMLRTKVDSMLAASDMGVGDSAEVMETYRMFAHSRSWLRRMEEAIDLGLSAEAAVEKEQSQARARLESAADPYLRDRLHDLDDLSNRLLRILTGQGRDTGAEMPEDPILVARNIGPAELLDYGRRLKGVVLEEGSVGSHAAIVARALAIPLVIHAERITSEALNGDSILVDGDMGTVHLRPEESVAKAFRDKMAMQAQAQKRYAGLRDLPATSKCGTTIQLYMNAGLMADLPSLESSGAEGVGLFRTELQFLTRTRVPRRGELAGLYAHVLDNAHGKPVMFRTLDIGSDKVLPYMKPQDEPNPAMGWRAIRVGLDKRGVLRMQLQALIRAAVGRPLHVMFPFITEMGEFEEAHKLLMEQLAREQRLGHAMPSDIRVGAMLETPSLAFAPKKFFEMCDFISVGGNDLKQFFFAADRENERVRRRYDTLNTSFIALLDQIVQRCDEARVPVSFCGEDAGRPIEAVTFAALGFRRLSMRPASIGPVKHLIRRVNLAELKCLIDDARAQGETNLRRGITDWLARQ; from the coding sequence ATGCCCGAACGCAAGGACAGTGACTCGCGCAAGCTGCTCCGGCGGCTGCGTGAAACCTTGGCTGCCCCGGGGGGTGGTCAGGACCGTCTGGACCAGATTACCCATCACATCGCCGATTCGATGGGAACCGAGGTCTGCTCGATATATCTTTTCCGCGATCCCGATACGCTTGAACTATGCGCGACCGAGGGGCTGAACCCGGGGGCCGTCCACAAGACCAGGCTGCGTCTGGGCGAGGGGCTGGTGGGCCGCGTCGCCCGCTTTGGGCGGCATGTGAATACCGCCAACGCTCCAGCCGAGCCCGGCTTTCGCTATATGGCCGAGACCGGCGAAGAGGTTTACTCCAGTTTTCTTGGTCTGCCGATCCAGCGCGTGGGTGAACGGCTGGGCGTGTTGGTGGTGCAGTCCCGCGATGCCCGCCAGTTCAGCGAGGACGAGGTCTATGGGCTGGAAGTCGTCGCCATGGTGCTGGCCGAGATGGCCGAACTGGGCGCTTTTCTGGGGACTCAGGCCGATGGCATGCCGCCGCAGCACCGCTTTCCTGTCATGTTCCCGGGGGCTGCCGCGCAGGAGGGTGTGGCCGAGGGTCATGTCTGGCTGCACGAGCCGCGTGTCGTGGTCACGAACCCTGTCGCCGATGACCCGCTGAAGGAAAAGGTCCGGCTGAACGAGGCCGTGGCCATGCTGCGCACCAAGGTCGATTCGATGCTGGCGGCAAGTGATATGGGCGTGGGCGATTCGGCCGAGGTCATGGAAACCTACCGGATGTTCGCCCATTCCCGCAGTTGGCTGCGCCGTATGGAAGAGGCGATCGATCTGGGCCTGTCGGCCGAGGCCGCGGTCGAAAAGGAGCAAAGTCAGGCCCGCGCCCGGCTGGAAAGTGCCGCCGATCCCTATCTGCGCGACCGGCTGCATGATCTGGACGATCTGTCGAATAGGCTTCTGCGCATCCTGACGGGGCAGGGGCGCGACACTGGTGCCGAAATGCCCGAGGACCCGATTCTGGTCGCCCGCAATATCGGCCCGGCCGAATTGCTGGATTATGGCCGCAGGCTGAAAGGCGTGGTTCTGGAAGAGGGCTCGGTCGGCAGTCACGCCGCCATCGTCGCCCGTGCGCTGGCGATCCCGCTGGTGATCCATGCCGAGCGCATTACCTCCGAGGCACTGAACGGCGATTCGATTCTGGTGGACGGTGATATGGGCACGGTGCATCTGCGCCCCGAAGAATCGGTAGCCAAGGCTTTTCGCGACAAGATGGCCATGCAGGCGCAGGCGCAGAAAAGATATGCCGGGCTGCGGGATCTGCCTGCGACTTCAAAATGCGGCACGACCATTCAGCTTTATATGAATGCGGGCCTGATGGCGGATTTGCCCAGCCTGGAAAGCTCGGGTGCCGAGGGGGTGGGCCTGTTCCGCACCGAATTGCAGTTCCTGACCCGGACCCGCGTGCCGCGCCGTGGGGAACTGGCGGGACTTTATGCCCATGTGCTGGACAACGCCCATGGCAAGCCGGTGATGTTTCGCACCTTGGACATCGGTTCCGACAAGGTGCTGCCTTATATGAAGCCGCAGGACGAGCCGAACCCGGCCATGGGTTGGCGTGCGATCCGCGTGGGTCTGGACAAGCGCGGTGTCTTGCGGATGCAGTTGCAGGCGCTGATCCGCGCGGCGGTGGGGCGTCCGCTGCATGTGATGTTCCCCTTCATCACCGAGATGGGTGAATTCGAAGAGGCGCATAAGCTGCTGATGGAGCAACTGGCCCGCGAACAGCGGCTGGGCCATGCGATGCCCTCGGACATCCGTGTCGGCGCGATGCTTGAGACCCCCTCTCTGGCCTTCGCGCCCAAGAAGTTCTTCGAGATGTGCGATTTCATCTCGGTCGGCGGCAATGACCTGAAGCAGTTTTTCTTTGCTGCCGACCGAGAGAATGAACGGGTGCGCCGCCGTTACGACACGCTGAACACCTCATTCATCGCGCTGTTGGACCAGATCGTGCAGCGTTGCGACGAGGCGCGGGTGCCGGTGTCGTTCTGCGGCGAGGATGCCGGCCGACCGATCGAAGCGGTGACTTTCGCGGCGCTTGGCTTTCGGCGGTTGTCCATGCGGCCGGCGTCGATCGGCCCGGTGAAGCATCTGATAAGACGGGTCAATCTGGCCGAACTGAAATGTTTGATCGATGATGCCCGCGCCCAGGGTGAAACCAACCTCAGACGCGGCATCACCGATTGGCTGGCCCGGCAGTGA
- a CDS encoding TOBE domain-containing protein, translated as MKLSARNVLPGTVTEIVAGAVTSHVRLDLGGGCIVTAAITNEAVAELDLKVGARASAVIKASDVMVGIDD; from the coding sequence ATGAAGCTCAGCGCCCGAAACGTGCTGCCGGGAACCGTGACCGAAATCGTTGCGGGGGCAGTCACCAGCCACGTCCGCCTTGACTTGGGCGGCGGCTGCATCGTCACCGCCGCGATCACCAATGAGGCGGTGGCAGAGCTTGATCTGAAAGTCGGGGCACGCGCCTCGGCCGTGATCAAGGCCTCCGACGTGATGGTTGGCATAGATGACTGA
- a CDS encoding DUF2478 domain-containing protein encodes MDIRYVCSDDDRRAGEVLAAVAERAKQAGLNLAGTVPAPTRGAAGEKCHIVLALLPDGEERDISISMPVEVPGCRLDPGALEQAVLVVQERLPTAQALIVNTFGKQEAAGRGLVAAIGDACERDIPVLVGVSRQWLDAFLAFVDGRALPLPADEDRIFSWLNMTCLREAAA; translated from the coding sequence ATGGATATCCGATATGTCTGTTCTGACGATGACCGCAGGGCCGGCGAGGTGCTGGCGGCTGTGGCCGAACGGGCGAAACAGGCCGGTCTGAACCTGGCGGGAACGGTGCCGGCACCGACCCGGGGGGCCGCTGGTGAGAAATGCCACATCGTCCTTGCCCTGCTGCCGGATGGAGAGGAGCGCGATATCAGCATCTCCATGCCAGTGGAGGTTCCCGGTTGCCGTCTGGATCCGGGCGCGCTGGAACAGGCGGTGCTGGTCGTTCAGGAACGGCTGCCCACGGCGCAGGCGCTGATCGTCAACACCTTCGGCAAGCAAGAGGCCGCCGGGCGCGGACTGGTGGCGGCCATCGGCGATGCATGCGAACGCGATATTCCGGTGCTCGTCGGCGTGTCGCGGCAATGGCTGGACGCCTTTCTCGCTTTCGTGGACGGGCGGGCCTTGCCCTTGCCGGCCGATGAAGACCGGATCTTTTCCTGGCTCAACATGACCTGCCTGCGCGAAGCAGCAGCCTGA
- a CDS encoding ABC transporter ATP-binding protein, translating into MTPLVVARDLAIGHRGKALISGVDLRLDAGRVLCLLGPNGAGKTTLFRTLLGLIPPVAGQITLDGQPLAQLTRTRIARHLAHVPQALTTPFAFTALDIVLMGAAAGLGHFDRPGKAEVQRAMAALDMLGIADLAQSEVTRLSGGQRQLVLIARALAQDASAIVMDEPTASLDFANRIRVGKAIKRLASAGIGVILSSHDPDQAAALGDSALLMNRQGVIACGPIDEAMTAENLTALYGITVRRE; encoded by the coding sequence ATGACCCCGCTTGTCGTCGCCCGCGATCTGGCCATAGGCCATCGCGGCAAGGCCCTCATTTCAGGCGTCGACCTGCGTCTGGATGCAGGCCGCGTGCTGTGCCTGCTAGGCCCGAACGGCGCGGGAAAAACGACGCTGTTTCGTACGTTGCTGGGCCTGATCCCACCCGTGGCAGGCCAGATCACGCTTGACGGCCAGCCGCTTGCCCAACTGACACGCACCCGCATCGCGCGCCATCTGGCCCATGTGCCGCAGGCGCTGACCACGCCCTTTGCCTTTACCGCACTGGACATCGTGCTGATGGGCGCGGCGGCCGGCCTGGGTCATTTCGACCGGCCCGGCAAGGCCGAGGTCCAGCGGGCCATGGCGGCGCTGGATATGCTTGGCATCGCCGATCTCGCCCAGTCCGAGGTGACGCGCCTGTCCGGCGGCCAGCGCCAGCTTGTCCTGATCGCCCGCGCATTGGCGCAGGATGCCAGCGCCATCGTTATGGACGAGCCCACGGCAAGCCTTGATTTCGCCAACCGGATCAGGGTCGGCAAGGCGATCAAGCGGTTGGCGAGCGCGGGTATCGGCGTGATCCTGTCCAGCCATGATCCGGATCAGGCCGCCGCACTGGGTGACAGCGCCCTGCTGATGAACCGCCAGGGCGTCATCGCCTGCGGTCCCATTGATGAGGCAATGACCGCCGAAAACCTGACCGCGCTTTACGGCATCACAGTCCGGCGCGAGTAA